A portion of the Clostridium gelidum genome contains these proteins:
- a CDS encoding ABC transporter permease, translating into MILNIIWKEIKYQLKNATFYGFFIVVLLMFFSQLGIPTKSDLTLTTQKENHYNYEKITDKDKEMKHMYLWLGSAYEKGTVLKYKFSFGYDAKLNDSEKNYLKATIDKIYIFDSENNLEIKVSYNEYLDILKDLDKNLNGNTIYGNPEKYGLGYEEISSENALKAYNDVMEKDKFTNAYGRLFADYMGITAGFFPVFLSAFIFVREKNKKDYENIYSSKVSFTKYILAKYIGICVCIMGCYLILATYTTLAYSKFALDTNSVIDRMAIYKYTFAWIGPTVLFATAFGILISAIFNNPIFAIIVQLFLCFSSIQNLIGQYGLTKYVIRFNVFGEYDNYLMWKTAIIENRIFYTILPFAIILLSSYIWTRFRKRNT; encoded by the coding sequence ATGATTTTAAATATTATATGGAAGGAAATAAAATATCAGCTCAAAAATGCAACCTTTTATGGCTTTTTTATAGTAGTTTTACTAATGTTTTTTTCTCAGCTTGGTATTCCAACAAAAAGTGACTTAACATTAACAACACAAAAAGAAAATCATTATAACTATGAAAAAATAACAGATAAAGACAAAGAAATGAAACATATGTATTTATGGCTAGGTAGTGCTTATGAAAAAGGTACTGTTCTAAAATATAAATTCTCATTTGGATATGATGCTAAGTTAAATGATAGTGAAAAAAATTATTTAAAAGCTACTATTGATAAGATTTATATCTTTGACAGTGAAAATAATTTAGAAATAAAAGTTTCATATAATGAATATTTAGATATACTTAAAGATTTGGATAAAAATTTAAATGGCAATACAATTTATGGTAATCCCGAAAAATATGGTCTTGGGTATGAAGAAATATCCTCAGAAAATGCTTTGAAAGCTTATAATGATGTTATGGAAAAAGATAAATTTACTAATGCATATGGAAGGCTTTTTGCTGACTATATGGGTATTACAGCAGGATTCTTTCCCGTATTTTTATCTGCATTTATTTTTGTCAGAGAAAAAAACAAAAAAGATTACGAAAATATATATAGCTCTAAAGTTTCATTTACAAAATATATTCTAGCTAAATATATAGGAATATGTGTTTGCATAATGGGATGTTACTTGATACTCGCAACCTATACTACCTTAGCATATTCAAAATTTGCTTTAGACACTAATTCTGTAATTGATAGAATGGCTATATATAAATACACTTTTGCTTGGATAGGTCCAACTGTACTTTTTGCTACTGCTTTTGGAATACTAATATCTGCAATTTTTAATAATCCAATTTTTGCAATAATAGTTCAATTATTTCTATGTTTCAGCAGTATACAAAATTTAATTGGACAATATGGATTAACCAAATATGTAATAAGGTTTAATGTATTTGGAGAATATGATAACTACCTTATGTGGAAAACTGCAATCATTGAAAATAGAATTTTTTATACTATACTCCCCTTTGCGATTATTTTATTAAGCTCATATATATGGACTAGATTTAGAAAAAGAAACACTTAA
- the nrdJ gene encoding ribonucleoside-triphosphate reductase, adenosylcobalamin-dependent has product MNKILSEEFLKEYRDITKSPLSNIGEFVYLRTYSRYLDDKKRRENWFETVLRTTEYNLELGIDFKKKHGLFINMKDEIKEAEFLFDNLFNLRTFTSGRTLYMGGTDIVKKYPLSNYNCCFTMIEQFHDFVDVFYLLMVGSGVGVRIDKDLISNMPKVRNISLTGEYTQDVHKYMPKEYMEDTKLTLDTKDSSIATIKVGDSKEGWCSALEIYFELITLPDYINIKKVIIDYSYVRPEGERLKRFGGRASGHKSLKRMFEKINKVCNNLVDGYLKSIDVLDLATIVSENVVSGGVRRSAMMILCDEDDKDVINAKSELYKIVDGNWIENQDVSHRKMSNNSVLYKETPSLDKIKEILNSIKINGEPGFINGTEAAKRKDSFKGCNPCGEILLKSHECCNLSTNNLVAFVNENNKLDIEHLDEVLKLSTRVAIRMTLVTVELPEWDKVMKEDRIIGISLTGMMDMVNKINMTYEDLGKLLNHLKEVVRNEGMRYCNELAVSVPELMTTIKPEGSLSTLPCVSSGIHYSHSNYYIRRVRISTSDPLYKMIEELQCYPIYNENGQTDENCTTKVIEFPVKSPKGKTKYDVGAIEQLELYKLSMLNWTDHNTSITVHVKDEEWDDVAAWLYENFEYVVGITFLPLFDETYPLLPYESTTKEDYEERLKNIKPIDYELLSELDDDEEHEIIDKECANGVCPIR; this is encoded by the coding sequence ATGAATAAAATATTATCAGAAGAATTTTTAAAGGAATATAGAGATATTACTAAATCACCCTTAAGCAATATTGGTGAATTTGTTTATTTAAGAACTTATTCAAGGTATTTAGATGATAAAAAAAGAAGAGAAAATTGGTTTGAAACTGTTCTTAGAACAACTGAATATAATCTTGAACTTGGTATAGATTTTAAAAAGAAACATGGACTATTTATAAATATGAAAGATGAAATCAAAGAAGCTGAATTTCTTTTTGATAATTTATTTAATTTAAGAACTTTTACATCTGGCAGAACTCTTTATATGGGTGGAACTGATATAGTTAAGAAATATCCACTTTCAAATTATAATTGTTGTTTTACTATGATTGAGCAATTTCATGATTTTGTAGATGTATTTTATCTTCTTATGGTTGGTTCTGGTGTTGGAGTTAGAATTGATAAAGACCTAATATCAAATATGCCTAAAGTTAGAAATATCTCTTTAACTGGAGAATACACACAAGATGTTCATAAATATATGCCAAAAGAATATATGGAAGATACAAAACTCACTTTAGATACAAAAGATTCCTCTATAGCTACAATCAAAGTTGGTGATAGTAAAGAGGGTTGGTGCAGCGCACTAGAAATTTACTTTGAATTAATTACGCTCCCAGATTATATTAATATTAAAAAAGTAATAATTGATTATAGTTATGTTAGACCTGAAGGTGAAAGACTAAAAAGATTTGGAGGACGCGCTTCTGGCCACAAATCTCTAAAGAGAATGTTTGAAAAAATTAATAAGGTTTGTAATAATCTTGTAGATGGCTACTTAAAATCAATAGACGTTCTTGATTTGGCTACTATAGTAAGTGAAAATGTTGTATCTGGTGGAGTTAGACGTAGTGCTATGATGATTCTTTGTGATGAAGATGATAAAGATGTTATTAATGCAAAAAGTGAGCTTTACAAAATAGTGGATGGTAATTGGATAGAAAACCAAGATGTTTCTCATCGAAAAATGAGTAATAATTCTGTATTATATAAAGAAACACCATCTTTAGATAAAATAAAGGAAATATTAAATTCCATAAAAATAAATGGTGAACCAGGATTTATTAATGGAACTGAAGCCGCAAAAAGAAAAGATTCTTTTAAGGGTTGTAATCCATGTGGCGAAATTTTACTTAAATCTCATGAATGCTGTAATTTATCTACAAATAATTTAGTAGCTTTTGTAAATGAAAATAATAAACTAGATATTGAACATTTAGATGAAGTATTAAAATTATCTACAAGAGTTGCAATTAGAATGACCTTAGTAACTGTAGAGCTTCCAGAATGGGATAAGGTTATGAAAGAAGATAGAATAATTGGAATTTCTTTAACTGGTATGATGGATATGGTTAACAAAATAAATATGACCTATGAAGATTTAGGTAAATTATTAAACCATTTAAAAGAAGTTGTTAGAAATGAAGGCATGCGATATTGTAATGAACTTGCAGTTTCAGTACCTGAGCTTATGACTACAATTAAGCCTGAGGGATCTCTCTCAACTCTACCATGTGTAAGTTCAGGAATACATTATTCACATTCTAATTATTATATTAGAAGAGTTAGAATTTCTACATCTGACCCATTATATAAAATGATAGAAGAACTTCAATGTTATCCTATTTATAATGAAAATGGTCAAACAGATGAAAATTGTACAACAAAAGTTATAGAGTTCCCAGTAAAATCCCCAAAGGGAAAAACAAAATATGATGTTGGCGCTATAGAACAGCTTGAGCTTTATAAATTATCAATGCTAAACTGGACAGATCATAACACTTCAATTACTGTACATGTAAAAGATGAAGAATGGGATGATGTAGCTGCCTGGCTTTATGAAAATTTTGAGTATGTAGTTGGTATAACTTTCTTACCACTATTCGATGAAACTTATCCTCTACTTCCATATGAATCTACAACAAAAGAAGATTATGAAGAACGTTTAAAAAATATTAAACCAATAGATTATGAATTATTATCTGAGCTTGATGATGATGAAGAACATGAAATTATTGATAAAGAATGTGCAAATGGAGTTTGTCCTATAAGATAA
- a CDS encoding lysoplasmalogenase family protein has product MNNTQRILLVIYLPITLLILILDNIYPKENMVLYLKYTIMITLFLSAITMQKKIREQKIMALSFFFLVVADFFLVFINTIDNLKLNFSALGVIGFLFAYICLIVAYQKNFKVGKEEIIVAIPIGIIFIYVFISLQPYVKGGMFIGALIFLIVLCYMTWTSICTIFRGYFTKKSALLIAISGILMFICDIGVAFSRFHSIYSKMYVPWLANIIWTTYIPGWTLLVVVICEKNLIIGMQDK; this is encoded by the coding sequence ATGAATAATACTCAAAGGATTTTATTGGTTATTTATCTTCCTATTACCCTTTTAATACTTATTCTAGATAATATTTACCCTAAAGAAAATATGGTTTTATATCTTAAATATACTATTATGATTACACTTTTTTTATCAGCTATAACAATGCAAAAAAAAATTCGTGAGCAAAAAATTATGGCTCTGTCTTTCTTTTTTCTAGTAGTTGCTGACTTCTTTTTGGTATTTATAAATACTATAGATAATTTAAAATTAAATTTTTCAGCACTTGGAGTTATTGGTTTTCTTTTTGCATACATTTGTTTGATTGTTGCTTATCAGAAAAATTTCAAGGTAGGAAAAGAAGAAATTATAGTAGCTATACCTATAGGAATTATTTTTATATATGTATTTATATCTTTACAGCCATATGTGAAGGGGGGAATGTTCATAGGAGCACTAATATTTTTAATTGTATTATGCTACATGACTTGGACTTCGATTTGCACGATTTTTAGAGGGTACTTCACCAAAAAATCAGCTTTGTTAATTGCAATTTCTGGCATTCTCATGTTTATTTGTGATATAGGAGTCGCATTTTCTAGGTTTCATTCTATTTATTCAAAAATGTATGTGCCATGGCTTGCTAATATAATTTGGACTACATATATTCCAGGATGGACTCTTTTGGTTGTGGTAATATGTGAAAAAAATTTAATCATTGGTATGCAGGATAAATGA
- a CDS encoding peptidase M56, BlaR1: MIKQIKKGSYKISRVAVLSCLIATTVSITNGVAVKALDVNNTTVTTATNITNTNAKHEFLIDETSKSYDDINKVGKVANLKFKVPDFLPEGCKLGGFHLLKLSDQDNSLKIFFDSKDKEGTNFLFQVSEKDPIDVIKKFEAESNGHFQDAKLDTKEESMKLEGIDGSNVTLTATFSPKKMEDGVFTEAYTETNKYFIWKNEGLWYGINYNSVFTNSKNKSKQWSNLSQDDIGKIAKSIKYPGEVKSVSYSVPEREVSTEIGVMSIYDKEDLEKASKILGFKPKLPLKINEDIKITGAGVGIAGDSDIKNNKINYEINNFYSNKNGSITFNQGKTSRYYEDIKKNGYFTTDSTENNKPKQIKAEKLNINNNEVFKYEETDYGYSLTYEWKENDIYYSVTFFDKTENSDEIIKEFVNSKPIN; the protein is encoded by the coding sequence ATGATAAAACAAATTAAAAAGGGCTCTTATAAAATATCTAGAGTGGCTGTGCTCAGTTGTTTAATAGCTACAACTGTATCAATTACAAATGGTGTAGCAGTTAAAGCACTAGATGTTAACAATACTACAGTAACTACAGCGACTAATATAACAAATACAAATGCTAAACATGAATTTCTTATTGATGAAACTTCAAAATCTTATGATGATATAAATAAAGTAGGAAAAGTAGCAAATTTAAAATTCAAAGTACCTGATTTTCTTCCAGAAGGATGTAAATTAGGCGGTTTTCATCTTTTAAAGCTTTCAGATCAGGATAATAGTTTGAAAATATTTTTCGACTCAAAGGATAAAGAAGGCACTAATTTTTTATTTCAAGTTTCTGAAAAAGACCCTATAGATGTAATAAAGAAATTTGAAGCTGAAAGTAATGGACATTTTCAAGATGCTAAATTAGATACAAAAGAAGAATCTATGAAATTAGAAGGAATTGATGGATCAAATGTTACGCTAACAGCTACTTTTTCACCTAAGAAAATGGAAGATGGTGTTTTTACAGAGGCGTATACAGAGACTAACAAGTATTTCATATGGAAAAATGAAGGGTTATGGTACGGTATAAATTACAATTCAGTCTTTACGAATTCAAAAAACAAAAGTAAGCAATGGTCTAATCTTTCACAAGATGATATAGGAAAAATAGCAAAATCTATAAAATATCCAGGGGAAGTAAAAAGTGTAAGTTACTCAGTGCCAGAACGAGAAGTTTCAACAGAAATCGGAGTAATGAGTATTTATGATAAAGAAGATTTAGAAAAGGCAAGCAAGATTCTTGGATTTAAACCTAAACTTCCATTAAAAATTAATGAAGATATAAAAATAACTGGAGCAGGAGTCGGAATTGCAGGGGATTCTGATATAAAAAATAATAAGATTAATTATGAAATTAACAACTTTTATTCCAATAAAAATGGTTCAATAACTTTTAATCAAGGAAAAACTTCGAGATATTATGAGGACATAAAGAAGAATGGATATTTTACTACGGATTCTACAGAAAATAATAAACCTAAACAAATTAAAGCTGAAAAATTAAACATTAATAATAATGAAGTTTTTAAATATGAAGAAACTGATTATGGTTATAGTTTAACTTATGAGTGGAAAGAAAATGATATTTATTATTCAGTAACATTTTTTGATAAAACTGAAAATTCTGATGAAATAATTAAAGAATTTGTTAATTCTAAACCTATAAATTAA
- a CDS encoding aminopeptidase P family protein — protein sequence MKIKDRVENLRKLMKENKMDAYIIPSFDAHMSEYVADYFRGRTWISGFTGSAGTAVITLEDAGLWTDGRYYIQAEKQLEGSGIRLFKGAEPSVPSYTEWLNDTLKEGSIVGFDGNVFSIDMVKDMEKEFKAKKISLKIEKDLLNELWENRPEMPKGSVFLHEVKYAGKSRTQKLSEVREEMKKHNANYYLLTSLDDIAWLLNIRGADVENNPVVISHVIVAEDKCYLFVDSSKVSNDVKLELVAEGVKLKGYDEIQKFLEGLTSKDTILFDKTRTNICLYNAINIDTTKIESPNVTTNLKAIKNEIETENLKACEVQDGVAMVKFIKWLKTSVGKEEITEISAADKLEGFRREIELFAGLSFDTIAGYKEHAAMMHYKASKETQYTLKNEGFLLVDSGGQYFNGTTDTTRTIVLGKLTEEEKRDYTLVLKSNIALSTAKFLEGCTGGNLDVLARQPIWQYGLDYKCGTGHGVGFFLNVHEGPQSFRTTNNIKIEKGMVITNEPGIYKEGKFGIRTENMMIVLEDEKTEFGQFMKFEAITYCPIDLDGINKDMLTDLEKQWLNNYHKDVYTKLIPYLNEEEKAWLEQETGEI from the coding sequence ATGAAAATTAAAGATAGGGTTGAAAACTTAAGAAAATTAATGAAGGAAAACAAAATGGATGCTTACATAATTCCGAGTTTTGATGCTCACATGAGCGAGTATGTAGCAGATTACTTTAGAGGCAGAACATGGATATCTGGCTTTACAGGTTCAGCAGGAACAGCGGTAATTACATTAGAAGATGCTGGATTATGGACAGATGGTAGATATTATATTCAAGCTGAAAAACAACTTGAAGGTTCTGGAATCAGATTATTTAAAGGAGCAGAACCAAGTGTACCTTCTTATACAGAGTGGCTTAACGATACCCTTAAAGAAGGAAGCATTGTTGGTTTTGATGGGAATGTTTTTTCAATAGACATGGTTAAAGATATGGAAAAAGAATTTAAAGCAAAGAAAATATCGTTAAAAATAGAAAAAGATTTACTTAATGAATTGTGGGAAAATAGACCAGAAATGCCTAAGGGTTCAGTTTTTCTACATGAAGTAAAATATGCAGGTAAGTCTAGAACACAAAAACTAAGTGAAGTAAGAGAAGAAATGAAGAAGCATAATGCAAATTATTACTTATTAACTTCATTGGATGATATTGCATGGCTTTTAAATATAAGAGGAGCTGATGTAGAAAATAATCCAGTTGTAATTTCTCATGTAATAGTAGCAGAAGATAAATGTTATTTATTTGTTGATTCGTCAAAGGTATCTAATGATGTTAAATTAGAATTAGTAGCTGAAGGTGTTAAGCTTAAAGGCTATGATGAAATACAAAAGTTTTTAGAAGGACTCACAAGTAAAGATACAATTTTATTTGATAAGACTAGAACAAATATATGCTTATATAATGCCATTAACATTGATACAACGAAAATAGAATCACCTAATGTTACTACTAACTTAAAAGCTATTAAAAATGAAATTGAGACAGAAAATTTAAAAGCTTGTGAAGTGCAAGATGGAGTAGCTATGGTGAAATTTATAAAATGGCTAAAAACATCTGTTGGTAAAGAAGAAATTACAGAAATTTCAGCAGCAGACAAATTAGAAGGCTTCAGACGCGAAATAGAACTATTTGCAGGTCTTAGCTTTGATACGATAGCAGGATATAAAGAACATGCTGCAATGATGCATTATAAAGCAAGTAAAGAAACTCAATATACTCTAAAAAATGAAGGATTCTTATTAGTTGACTCAGGTGGACAATATTTTAATGGGACAACAGATACTACAAGAACTATAGTACTTGGAAAACTTACAGAAGAAGAAAAAAGAGATTATACTTTGGTGTTAAAATCTAACATTGCATTAAGCACAGCTAAATTCTTAGAGGGATGTACAGGTGGTAATTTAGATGTACTCGCAAGACAACCAATATGGCAATATGGCTTAGATTATAAGTGTGGAACAGGTCATGGGGTAGGATTTTTCTTAAATGTTCATGAAGGACCTCAAAGCTTTAGAACAACTAATAATATAAAAATAGAAAAAGGTATGGTTATTACTAATGAACCAGGAATATATAAAGAAGGAAAATTCGGTATAAGAACTGAAAATATGATGATTGTACTTGAAGATGAAAAAACAGAATTTGGGCAGTTTATGAAGTTTGAAGCAATTACATATTGTCCTATTGATTTAGATGGAATAAATAAAGATATGTTAACTGACTTGGAAAAACAATGGTTAAACAATTATCATAAAGATGTATATACAAAACTTATTCCTTATTTAAATGAAGAAGAGAAAGCTTGGTTGGAACAAGAGACTGGGGAAATATAG
- the eutH gene encoding ethanolamine utilization protein EutH, which translates to MDKLVVYLIGTFFVIGGIDYILGSPLKLGVKFEEGIKTMGALGIGMIGIYSLAPILSNFLSTIIIPISRVFHLDPSIFSAAFLAVDMGGYQIATKLALTKEMGMFSGIIIASTLGATISFSIPVALGMISKEDEKYFSKGVMIGIITIPIGCLVAGLWQKINFNILVWNLLPIFIFAIVLGIGLLKFHNVLMKGFNIFGKLIMALSVVGLLLQGIEAIFQLKIVSGLAPLSESTYIVGKIAFVLAGAYPMLEVINRIFKNSLEKIGKKFGINEVAVAGILGNLASNLLIFGTYKEMDPKGKVICTAFAVSGAFVFGGQFGFVSGIAPEMLGAFIISKLTAGIISIVLATKLYEREEKNISLKKVKV; encoded by the coding sequence ATGGATAAATTGGTAGTGTATCTAATTGGGACTTTTTTTGTAATTGGAGGAATTGATTATATACTCGGAAGTCCTTTAAAGCTTGGTGTAAAATTTGAGGAAGGGATAAAGACAATGGGAGCGTTGGGTATTGGCATGATAGGAATATATTCGTTAGCTCCTATATTATCGAATTTTTTATCTACTATAATTATTCCTATATCTAGAGTGTTTCATTTAGATCCTTCTATATTCTCGGCAGCGTTTTTAGCTGTAGATATGGGCGGGTATCAAATAGCTACTAAGCTGGCATTAACTAAGGAAATGGGCATGTTTTCAGGAATTATTATAGCATCCACTTTAGGTGCAACTATTAGTTTTTCAATACCTGTTGCTCTTGGAATGATTTCTAAGGAAGATGAAAAGTATTTTTCTAAAGGGGTTATGATTGGTATTATTACTATACCTATTGGATGTCTTGTAGCTGGATTATGGCAAAAAATAAATTTTAATATTTTGGTATGGAATCTCCTGCCAATATTTATTTTTGCTATTGTCTTGGGAATAGGATTATTAAAATTTCATAATGTTTTAATGAAAGGGTTTAATATTTTTGGAAAGCTAATAATGGCCTTAAGTGTCGTTGGATTACTATTACAGGGAATAGAGGCTATATTTCAATTGAAGATTGTCTCTGGGCTGGCACCACTTTCTGAATCTACATACATAGTTGGTAAAATAGCATTTGTTTTAGCTGGAGCATATCCAATGCTGGAAGTTATAAATCGCATTTTTAAAAATAGTCTTGAAAAAATAGGTAAGAAATTCGGAATTAACGAAGTTGCAGTAGCAGGTATTTTAGGAAACTTAGCTAGTAACCTTTTGATATTTGGAACTTATAAAGAAATGGATCCTAAGGGTAAGGTGATTTGTACTGCATTTGCAGTAAGTGGAGCTTTTGTATTTGGTGGTCAGTTTGGATTTGTGTCAGGAATAGCGCCTGAAATGTTAGGAGCGTTTATTATATCTAAACTTACAGCTGGAATAATTAGTATTGTACTAGCTACAAAGTTGTATGAACGTGAAGAGAAAAATATAAGCTTAAAGAAAGTGAAGGTATAA
- a CDS encoding PPK2 family polyphosphate kinase, with amino-acid sequence MGDFTINSYDKHFSLKDFNPDDTNGLLKGNVKAEYEKLQEKFSELQDVFYAAKKYRLLIILQGMDCSGKDSTIKKALSGANPIGFNVENFKVPNQTELDHDYLWRIHNKTPRKGEITAFNRSYYEDVLVPRVHNTIDDNIIFSRFREINEFEKYLVNNNTIVLKFFLHISKEFQWEKLKNRLESPEKNWKFSVADLKERKFWDRYQECYSDVISNCSTKEAPWYIIPANHRWFRDYIILKTIVKAMEDLNLEYPPLDGNIEEFMKELNESK; translated from the coding sequence ATGGGGGATTTTACTATTAATTCATATGACAAACACTTTAGTTTGAAAGATTTTAACCCAGATGATACTAATGGACTATTAAAAGGAAACGTAAAAGCAGAATATGAAAAGCTACAAGAGAAGTTTAGTGAACTTCAGGATGTGTTCTATGCAGCAAAAAAATATAGGCTATTAATTATACTGCAAGGAATGGATTGTAGTGGTAAGGATAGTACTATTAAAAAAGCATTATCAGGAGCAAATCCCATTGGATTTAATGTTGAGAATTTTAAAGTACCAAATCAAACAGAATTAGATCATGACTATCTTTGGAGGATACATAATAAAACACCAAGAAAAGGTGAAATTACGGCTTTTAATAGGTCATACTATGAAGATGTTCTTGTTCCACGTGTTCATAACACTATCGATGATAATATTATTTTTAGTAGATTTAGGGAAATCAATGAATTTGAAAAATATCTAGTTAATAATAACACAATTGTATTAAAGTTCTTTTTGCATATATCAAAGGAATTTCAATGGGAAAAGTTGAAAAATAGATTGGAGTCTCCAGAAAAGAATTGGAAGTTTTCAGTGGCAGATCTAAAGGAAAGAAAATTTTGGGACAGATATCAAGAATGTTATTCAGATGTTATTTCAAATTGCAGCACAAAAGAAGCTCCTTGGTATATAATTCCTGCAAATCATAGATGGTTTAGGGACTATATTATATTGAAAACTATTGTGAAAGCCATGGAAGATTTAAATTTGGAGTATCCACCTTTAGATGGAAATATTGAAGAATTTATGAAGGAATTGAATGAAAGTAAGTAG
- a CDS encoding iron-containing alcohol dehydrogenase: MARFTLPRDIYHGEGSLQELKNLKGKKAFVVVGGGSMKKFGFLKQVEDYLKEAGMEVELFEGVEPDPSVETVMKGAEAMRNFQPDWIVAIGGGSPIDAAKAMWIFYEYPEFTFEQAVIPFGLPELRQKAKFVAIPSTSGTATEVTAFSVITDYKAKIKYPLADFNITPDIAIVDPALAQTMPKQLVAHTGMDALTHAIEAYTASFRSNFSDPLAIKAIEMVKANLFKSFEGDKEARNLMHEAQCLAGMAFSNALLGIVHSMAHKVGAVFHIPHGCANAIFLPYVIQYNRTKCEDRYADIARTLKLEGNTDAELTDSLIKMIDKMNDELSIPHSMKEYGIEEAEFKSYLTFIAHNAVLDACTGSSPREIDDATMEKLFECTYYGTKVTF, from the coding sequence ATGGCACGTTTTACTTTACCAAGAGACATATATCATGGAGAAGGATCTCTACAAGAACTTAAAAATTTAAAAGGTAAAAAAGCTTTTGTAGTAGTTGGCGGTGGCTCTATGAAAAAATTTGGATTCCTTAAACAAGTTGAAGATTATTTAAAAGAAGCAGGAATGGAAGTAGAATTATTTGAAGGTGTAGAGCCAGACCCATCTGTAGAAACAGTAATGAAGGGTGCAGAAGCCATGAGAAACTTTCAGCCAGATTGGATAGTTGCAATTGGTGGAGGATCACCAATAGATGCAGCAAAGGCTATGTGGATATTCTATGAATACCCAGAGTTTACTTTTGAACAAGCAGTTATTCCATTTGGATTACCAGAACTTAGACAAAAAGCTAAATTTGTAGCTATTCCATCAACAAGTGGTACTGCTACAGAAGTTACAGCTTTCTCAGTAATAACAGATTATAAAGCAAAAATTAAATATCCTTTAGCTGACTTTAACATAACTCCAGATATAGCTATAGTTGATCCAGCACTTGCTCAAACTATGCCTAAGCAATTAGTTGCTCACACTGGAATGGATGCATTGACTCATGCAATAGAAGCATACACTGCATCATTTAGATCAAACTTTTCAGATCCATTAGCTATTAAAGCAATAGAAATGGTTAAAGCAAATTTATTTAAATCATTTGAAGGAGATAAAGAAGCTAGAAATTTAATGCATGAAGCTCAATGTTTAGCTGGAATGGCATTCTCAAATGCATTACTTGGAATAGTTCACTCAATGGCTCATAAAGTAGGTGCTGTATTCCACATACCTCATGGATGTGCTAATGCAATCTTCTTACCATATGTAATTCAATATAACAGAACAAAATGTGAAGATAGATATGCTGATATAGCTAGAACATTAAAATTAGAAGGAAATACAGATGCAGAATTAACTGATTCATTAATTAAAATGATTGATAAAATGAATGATGAATTAAGTATTCCTCATTCAATGAAAGAATATGGAATTGAAGAAGCAGAGTTTAAATCTTATCTTACATTTATCGCTCATAATGCAGTTTTAGATGCATGTACAGGATCAAGTCCTAGAGAAATAGATGATGCTACAATGGAAAAGCTATTTGAATGCACATATTATGGAACTAAAGTTACATTCTAA